A single window of Myripristis murdjan chromosome 21, fMyrMur1.1, whole genome shotgun sequence DNA harbors:
- the en1a gene encoding homeobox protein engrailed-1a, giving the protein MEEQRDLNSPDTSEGESVSPSPSLPSPPILPLQVAQQAHRTTNFFIDNILRPDFGCKKEHGLGARERAQTSSRERVHPVMVVSRPSHPGTPCQDSNCSSDSTSSSASSTSLASPKKSSNGSGGGSTTTTGSSSSAKAEERTAGSGENTSSSVVVLNGTGVPTPETQPLLWPAWVYCTRYSDRPSSGPRTRKLKKTKSDKEDKRPRTAFTAEQLQRLKTEFQANRYITEQRRQSLAQELNLNESQIKIWFQNKRAKIKKASGYKNGLALQLMAQGLYNHSTTTIQEDKEDSD; this is encoded by the exons ATGGAGGAGCAGCGGGATCTGAACAGCCCGGATACCAGCGAAGGAGAGAGCGTGTCCCCGTCTCCTAGCCTGCCCTCGCCGCCCATACTGCCTCTGCAGGTCGCCCAGCAGGCCCACAGAACCACCAACTTTTTCATTGACAACATTTTGCGACCGGACTTCGGCTGCAAGAAGGAACACGGTTTGGGGGCGAGGGAGAGGGCGCAGACCTCCAGCCGGGAGCGCGTCCACCCGGTGATGGTGGTCAGCAGGCCGAGCCATCCCGGGACGCCGTGCCAGGATTCCAACTGCAGCAGCGACAGCACTTCgtcctccgcctcctccaccTCGTTGGCGAGTCCCAAAAAGAGCAGCaacggcagcggcggcggcagcaccaccaccacaggcagcagcagcagcgccaaAGCCGAGGAGAGGACTGCTGGTAGCGGGGAGAACACCTCCTCCTCGGTGGTGGTGCTGAACGGGACCGGGGTGCCCACACCGGAGACCCAGCCGCTTCTCTGGCCTGCCTGGGTCTACTGTACCAGGTACTCGGATAGGCCCTCATCTG GCCCAAGGACACGGAAATTGAAAAAGACGAAAAGCGACAAGGAGGACAAGCGGCCGCGCACGGCGTTCacggccgagcagctgcagagaCTGAAGACCGAGTTCCAGGCCAACCGATACATCACGGAGCAGAGGAGACAGTCTCTGGCCCAGGAGCTCAACCTCAACGAGTCCCAGATCAAAATCTGGTTTCAGAACAAGCGGGCCAAAATCAAAAAGGCCAGCGGCTACAAGAACGGCCTAGCTCTGCAGCTCATGGCCCAGGGATTGTACAACCattccaccaccaccatccaggaggacaaggaggacaGCGACTAG